In Scophthalmus maximus strain ysfricsl-2021 chromosome 5, ASM2237912v1, whole genome shotgun sequence, a single window of DNA contains:
- the angptl4 gene encoding angiopoietin-related protein 4, which produces MKTTMATLILCLVVLLATGFPLERKGSPSGGAAKEKRVQYAAWDDVNVIAHGLLQLGQGLKEHVDKTKVQMRDISTKLKVFNRTVTELGKESQRLRGEGEALKVQARGLEDREGQLLNVTAELREKAEEMQQERRTMSERVSRLEEKVDSMLQGDTLLSDSNAGAKNKSDARNVQLMLESQNKRIDDLMGRIRLQQEKLDKQNVRIRTLQSQIQHSRQRSSPQSSNTDGSEQSGVLEQGDSPVEVASDCHELFLRGETTSGVYTIQPINTEPFKVFCEMTADGGWTVIQRRQDGSVDFDQQWQAYEKGFGSLNGEFWLGLGKIHSIAKDGGYTLNIKLSDWGDDLASIRLPFQLGGEETKYSLQIQEVGTFGTLESSLGTDATSGLPFSTSDQDNDQKNDTNCAKHLSGGWWFSNCGRSNLNGRYFQSPPPKQRHQRKQGIFWKTWRGRYYPLKSSMMMIAPAAIENKS; this is translated from the exons ATGAAGACAACAATGGCAACTCTGATTCTCTGCCTGGTGGTGCTCCTGGCCACAGGTTTCCCTCTGGAGAGGAAAGGGTCACCCTCAGGCGGTGCTGCCAAGGAGAAGCGTGTACAGTATGCAGCGTGGGACGATGTGAATGTCATTGCCCACGGTCTCCTGCAGCTGGGCCAGGGGCTGAAGGAGCACGTCGACAAGACCAAAGTCCAGATGAGGGACATCTCCACCAAGCTGAAGGTCTTCAACCGCACGGTGACCGAGCTGGGAAAGGAAAGCCAGAGGctgcgaggggagggggaggcccTGAAGGTTCAGGCCCGGGGactggaggacagagaggggcAGCTGCTGAATGTCACCGCCGAGCTGAGGGAGAAGGCAGAGGAGatgcagcaggagaggaggacgatgagTGAGAGGGTGAGCcggctggaggagaaggtggacaGCATGCTGCAGGGAGACACACTGCTGTCTGACTCAAATGCGGGTGCCAAGAACAAGAGTGATGCTCGCAACGTCCAG ctgATGCTGGAGTCTCAGAACAAACGCATCGATGATCTGATGGGGAGGATCAGACTCCAACAGGAGAAGCTTGACAAGCAGAATGTGCGCATCAGGACGCTGCAGAGCCAG atccaGCATTCACGACAGAGATCCTCCCCGCAGAGCAGCAACACTGACGGCTCTGAGCAAAGTGGCGTCTTGGAGCAAGGCGACTCGCCAGTTG AGGTAGCATCAGACTGCCATGAGCTTTTCCTCAGAGGAGAGACCACGAGTGGGGTCTACACCATCCAGCCAATAAACACAGAGCCCTTTAAAGTCTTCTGTGAGATGACAGCCG ATGGTGGATGGACAGTGATCCAAAGGCGCCAAGATGGATCAGTGGACTTTGACCAGCAGTGGCAAGCCTATGAGAAAGGCTTTGGCAGCCTGAATG GAGAGTTCTGGTTGGGTCTAGGAAAGATCCACTCCATTGCTAAAGATGGTGGCTACACCCTCAACATCAAGCTCTCCGACTGGGGGGATGACTTGGCATCCATCCGCCTCCCGTTCCAACTGGGCGGAGAGGAAACCAAGTACTCGCTCCAGATTCAGGAGGTCGGCACTTTCGGAACCTTGGAGAGTTCCCTGGGGACTGACGCCACCTCCGGCCTGCCCTTCTCCACCAGTGACCAAGACAACGACCAGAAAAACGACACCAACTGCGCAAAGCACCTTTCTG GTGGTTGGTGGTTCAGTAACTGCGGACGCTCCAACCTAAACGGTAGATACTTCCAGAGTCCTCCTCCCAAGCAGCGACACCAGAGGAAGCAGGGCATCTTCTGGAAGACCTGGAGGGGCCGCTACTATCCTCTCAAGTCCAGCATGATGATGATCGCCCCCGCTGCCATTGAGAACAAGTCATAA